One Bacillota bacterium genomic window carries:
- the dnaB gene encoding replicative DNA helicase, protein MSELRVPPHNLEAEQSMLGAILLDKEMLINIAVTVQPQHFYKEAHRYIYDCMLALYMQNQPVDLVTVSDKLSQQGRLSDCGGLPYLTSLLDATPVISHAPIYAKIVRDKYILRQLIAAGSEISASAFASTGETTNLLDHAEQRIFRLAQMQESRDFVPLVNVLHEVYAQLNASKLPGGNINGVPSGYYQLDRLTHGFQKGDLIILAARPSVGKTALSLNFSVHAAVRSKIPVAFFSLEMPKEQLTMRMLCAESLVRIEAVRNGTLGDKDWDRIAQGIHDLSEAKIYIDDTPSLSVMEMRSKARRLKMEHDIGLIVVDYLQLLRFPQRSENRQQEVAEITRTLKALARELEVPLIALAQITRASEQRTDKTPNLSDLRESGEIEQAADLVMFLYREDYQSAGAAPTDSAGPIEVLLRKHRNGPTGNVTLVFRKDYGRFENAALNT, encoded by the coding sequence ATGTCAGAGCTCCGCGTTCCTCCTCACAATTTAGAGGCCGAGCAGTCCATGCTCGGCGCCATTCTTCTCGACAAAGAAATGCTCATTAATATCGCCGTGACTGTGCAGCCTCAGCATTTCTATAAAGAGGCGCATCGCTACATTTATGACTGTATGCTCGCTCTCTACATGCAAAATCAACCGGTAGACTTAGTGACCGTATCCGACAAATTGAGCCAGCAAGGCAGGCTCTCAGATTGCGGCGGCCTCCCCTACCTCACCTCGCTGCTTGACGCCACTCCGGTCATCAGTCACGCCCCCATTTACGCCAAAATTGTGCGCGATAAATATATTCTGCGCCAATTGATCGCTGCCGGCAGCGAGATTTCGGCCTCGGCCTTTGCCTCTACGGGCGAAACCACCAATCTCTTAGACCATGCCGAGCAGCGCATTTTTCGCCTGGCCCAAATGCAGGAGTCGCGCGATTTTGTGCCCTTAGTCAATGTCCTGCATGAAGTTTATGCCCAACTTAACGCCAGTAAGCTTCCTGGCGGCAATATTAACGGCGTCCCCTCTGGCTACTACCAGCTAGATAGGCTCACCCATGGTTTTCAAAAGGGTGACCTGATTATCCTAGCCGCGCGTCCCTCCGTGGGCAAGACCGCCCTCAGTCTCAACTTCTCGGTGCATGCGGCGGTGAGATCAAAGATTCCGGTAGCCTTTTTCAGCCTAGAGATGCCCAAGGAGCAACTAACCATGCGCATGCTATGCGCAGAAAGCCTGGTGCGCATTGAGGCCGTGCGTAATGGCACCTTAGGCGACAAGGACTGGGACCGCATCGCGCAGGGCATTCACGACCTGTCTGAAGCCAAAATTTACATTGACGATACCCCCTCCCTTTCCGTCATGGAAATGCGCAGCAAGGCGAGGCGGCTTAAAATGGAGCATGACATCGGGCTCATTGTGGTTGATTACTTGCAGCTCTTACGTTTTCCCCAAAGGTCAGAGAATCGCCAGCAAGAGGTAGCAGAGATTACGCGCACCCTTAAGGCGCTAGCGCGCGAACTAGAAGTGCCCCTCATTGCCTTAGCCCAAATCACGCGTGCCTCAGAGCAGCGCACTGATAAAACACCTAATCTCTCTGATCTACGTGAATCAGGCGAAATTGAACAGGCAGCCGACTTGGTGATGTTCCTCTATCGTGAAGATTATCAAAGTGCAGGTGCTGCGCCCACCGACAGCGCAGGCCCGATCGAGGTGTTGCTGCGTAAGCACCGTAACGGCCCTACGGGAAATGTAACCCTCGTCTTTCGTAAAGACTATGGCCGTTTTGAAAATGCAGCACTTAACACTTAA